One window of the Chelonoidis abingdonii isolate Lonesome George chromosome 3, CheloAbing_2.0, whole genome shotgun sequence genome contains the following:
- the PSMB1 gene encoding proteasome subunit beta type-1 yields the protein MLSTVGYAEPRPGMGHQLGAPVQHRFSPYTFNGGTVLAIAGEDFSVVASDTRLSEGYAIHSRDSPKCYKLTDQTVIGCSGFHGDCLTLTKIIEARLKMYKHSNNKTMTTGAIAAMLSTILYSRRFFPYYVYNIIGGLDEEGKGAVYSFDPVGSYQRDAFKAGGSASAMLQPLLDNQVGFKNMQNVEHVPLSLEKAIQLVKDVFISAAERDVYTGDALKISIVTKDGIKEETLQLRKD from the exons ATGTTGTCCACAGTCGGCTACGCGGAGCCTAGGCCCGGGATGGGGCACCAGCTCGGCGCCCCCGTGCAGCACCGGTTCTCCCCCTACACCTTTAACGGAGG gACGGTGTTGGCAATTGCTGGAGAAGACTTTTCTGTTGTTGCCTCAGACACGCGACTGAGTGAAGGTTATGCAATTCACAGCCGGGACAGTCCAAAATGCTATAAACT AACAGATCAAACAGTGATTGGATGCAGTGGTTTTCATGGAGACTGCCTTACACTGACTAAAATTATCGAAGCAAGACTAAAG ATGTACAAGCATTCCAATAACAAGACCATGACTACTGGGGCTATTGCAGCGATGCTGTCTACAATCCTGTATTCTCGACGCTTCTTTCCTTACTACGTTTACAACATCATTGGTGGGCTTGATGAAGAAG ggAAGGGAGCAGTGTATAGCTTTGACCCAGTAGGTTCATACCAGAGAGATGCCTTCAAAGCTGGTGGTTCAGCAAGTGCCATGCTACAGCCCCTACTTGACAACCAG GTTGGCTTCAAGAATATGCAAAATGTGGAGCATGTACCTTTGTCCCTGGAAAAGGCTATTCAGCTAGTTAAAGATGTCTTTATTTCTGCAGCTGAGAGAGATGTATACACTGGAGATGCACTTAAGATCTCCATTGTCACAAAAGATGGTATTAAGGAGGAGACACTTCAGTTACGGAAGGACTAA